One Dietzia sp. JS16-p6b genomic window carries:
- a CDS encoding acyl-CoA dehydrogenase family protein, translating to MPDLNEDEAYLVATVRRFIDREVRPSVRETEHADSYPERWIEQMKQIGIYGLAVPEEYGGMPVSMPCFVHVTEELARGWMSLAGAMGGHTVVATLLTRFGTEEQKAAYLPRLATGEVRATMALTEPGGGSDLQAMGTTARPDGDDLVITGTKTWISNARRSGLIALLCKTDPAATPAHRGISIVLVEHGPGLTVSRDLSKLGYKGVETCELAFDGYRTPVTQILGGEPGRGFGQMMTGLETGRIQVAGRALGVAAAALEDSLAYAQQRESFGRPIWEHQAIGHRLADMATRLSAARQLTLHAAERADAGERCDMEAGMAKLFASEAAMEIALDAVRIHGGYGYSTEYDVERYFRDAPLMIVGEGTNEIQRNVIASQLVQRGGLS from the coding sequence GTGCCGGACCTGAACGAGGACGAGGCCTATCTGGTGGCGACCGTGCGCCGCTTCATCGACCGTGAGGTCAGGCCGTCCGTCCGCGAGACGGAGCACGCGGACTCCTACCCCGAACGCTGGATCGAGCAGATGAAGCAGATCGGGATCTACGGTCTGGCCGTGCCCGAGGAGTACGGCGGGATGCCGGTCTCGATGCCCTGCTTCGTGCACGTGACCGAGGAGCTCGCCCGCGGGTGGATGTCGCTCGCCGGCGCTATGGGCGGGCACACCGTGGTGGCCACGCTGCTCACCAGGTTCGGCACCGAGGAGCAGAAGGCCGCCTACCTCCCGCGGCTGGCGACGGGTGAGGTGCGGGCGACCATGGCGCTCACCGAGCCGGGAGGGGGGTCGGACCTCCAGGCCATGGGGACCACCGCGCGTCCCGACGGCGACGACCTCGTGATCACCGGCACCAAGACGTGGATCTCCAACGCGCGCCGTTCCGGCCTCATCGCGCTGCTCTGCAAGACGGATCCCGCGGCCACTCCCGCGCACAGGGGGATCTCGATCGTGCTGGTCGAGCACGGGCCCGGCCTGACCGTCTCGCGCGACCTGTCCAAGCTGGGATACAAGGGCGTCGAGACGTGCGAGTTGGCGTTCGACGGCTATCGCACGCCCGTCACGCAGATCCTCGGCGGGGAGCCGGGGCGGGGGTTCGGCCAGATGATGACGGGCCTGGAGACCGGACGGATCCAGGTCGCGGGCCGCGCCCTCGGGGTGGCGGCGGCCGCCCTGGAGGACTCGCTCGCCTACGCGCAGCAGCGGGAGTCGTTCGGCCGACCGATCTGGGAGCACCAGGCGATCGGCCATCGACTGGCCGACATGGCCACCAGGCTCTCCGCCGCGCGCCAGCTCACGCTCCACGCGGCGGAGCGCGCCGATGCCGGCGAGCGCTGCGACATGGAGGCGGGGATGGCCAAGCTCTTCGCCTCCGAGGCCGCCATGGAGATCGCGCTCGACGCGGTCCGGATCCACGGCGGCTACGGGTACTCCACGGAGTACGACGTCGAGCGCTACTTCCGGGACGCCCCGCTCATGATCGTGGGCGAGGGGACCAACGAGATCCAACGCAACGTCATCGCATCGCAACTGGTGCAGCGAGGAGGACTGTCATGA
- a CDS encoding DUF4245 domain-containing protein: MAARRVMGCRRSLLHLSALAGGQAPDMPRPGGILDAVAEPKPRILQGNRDMFWSVVVLMVIVGLFAGVSGQCTFSPSGPQQGAIPEFDADASLRQDARSLDFPVRSPDVPEGWTSNSGRVESFADTTSSHVGWVTGERSFVELVQSDAPEEAFRSLNGGPRPNRTIVPVTGREWTVFTGDDVRPVWVLDLGDVRVAVTGSATSSDFEALAAAVQDAEPLPSGR, from the coding sequence GTGGCGGCTCGCCGCGTGATGGGGTGTCGGCGCTCATTGTTGCACCTGTCGGCCCTCGCCGGGGGCCAGGCGCCCGACATGCCCCGGCCGGGTGGGATACTCGACGCCGTGGCCGAGCCGAAACCGAGAATCCTGCAGGGTAACCGCGACATGTTCTGGTCGGTGGTGGTTCTCATGGTGATCGTCGGACTTTTCGCCGGTGTGTCCGGGCAGTGCACGTTCAGCCCGTCGGGACCTCAGCAGGGAGCGATCCCGGAGTTCGACGCCGACGCCTCCCTGCGTCAGGACGCGCGGAGTCTGGACTTCCCGGTCCGTTCCCCGGATGTCCCGGAGGGGTGGACCTCCAACTCCGGGCGCGTCGAGAGCTTCGCCGACACCACCTCGAGCCACGTGGGGTGGGTGACGGGGGAGCGCAGTTTCGTCGAACTGGTCCAGTCCGATGCCCCGGAGGAGGCCTTCCGATCACTGAACGGCGGGCCGAGGCCGAACCGGACGATCGTGCCGGTGACCGGGCGGGAATGGACCGTGTTCACCGGTGACGACGTCCGCCCGGTGTGGGTCCTGGACCTGGGCGACGTCCGGGTGGCGGTGACCGGATCGGCCACCTCCTCGGACTTCGAGGCGCTGGCCGCGGCGGTCCAGGACGCCGAACCGCTGCCCAGCGGTCGATAG
- a CDS encoding MaoC family dehydratase, with protein sequence MDSRGHLPVGGPHFDQLAVGQVVVDAPAVTLTDGLAATHQAILGDRLRLPLDRHLARTVTGGTVAHPGLVIDVAIGQSTVLTQRVRANLFYRGLRLHTAPAIGDTLSTRTEVVGLRTTSPSPGRAPTGLAALRVTTTDQDGRTVLDFHRCAMLPLTPGVDPASCAHADDLSTIGAAPARPWAAPEGWDVAAYRAVVPGAGDPLPSEGTVMRAGADVVSGAPELARLTTNIARAHHDARVSDSGRLVYGGHTIGLALAQATRALPTMLTVLGWHSCDHLGPVREGDTLSSDLVVGAADDLPGGGTALDLRSLVTAHRDDGDAPVLDWSFTVLMP encoded by the coding sequence ATGGACAGTCGCGGCCACCTCCCCGTCGGCGGACCCCACTTCGATCAGTTGGCGGTGGGGCAGGTCGTCGTCGACGCCCCGGCGGTGACCCTCACGGACGGGCTCGCCGCGACCCACCAGGCCATCCTCGGCGACCGCCTGCGGCTCCCCCTGGACCGCCATCTCGCCCGCACGGTCACCGGTGGAACGGTGGCCCACCCCGGGCTCGTCATCGACGTGGCGATCGGTCAGTCCACCGTCCTCACCCAGCGCGTCAGGGCCAACCTCTTCTACCGCGGTCTGCGTCTGCACACCGCGCCCGCGATCGGGGACACCCTGTCCACCAGGACCGAGGTCGTCGGGTTGAGGACCACCAGTCCCTCACCGGGTCGCGCCCCCACCGGACTGGCAGCCCTGAGGGTGACCACCACCGACCAGGACGGGCGGACCGTCCTGGACTTCCACCGGTGCGCCATGCTGCCGCTCACGCCGGGGGTCGACCCGGCGTCGTGCGCGCACGCCGACGACCTGTCGACGATCGGGGCCGCCCCCGCCCGGCCGTGGGCCGCGCCCGAGGGCTGGGACGTGGCCGCGTACCGCGCCGTGGTCCCCGGAGCCGGCGACCCCCTCCCGTCCGAGGGCACCGTGATGCGCGCGGGCGCCGACGTGGTCTCCGGCGCCCCGGAGCTGGCCCGGCTCACCACCAACATCGCCCGGGCGCACCACGACGCCCGTGTCTCGGACTCCGGCCGGTTGGTCTACGGCGGCCACACCATCGGGCTCGCACTGGCCCAGGCCACCCGCGCACTGCCGACGATGCTCACCGTGCTCGGCTGGCACTCGTGCGACCACCTGGGCCCGGTCCGCGAGGGTGACACCCTAAGCAGCGACCTCGTGGTGGGGGCCGCTGACGACCTCCCCGGCGGCGGGACGGCGCTCGACCTCCGGTCACTCGTCACCGCCCACCGCGACGACGGCGACGCTCCCGTCCTGGACTGGTCGTTCACCGTTCTCATGCCCTGA
- a CDS encoding FadR/GntR family transcriptional regulator, with amino-acid sequence MSSGGGARPGMGRPKKTALLVAQQIVEDISRRGNTVGDRLPPEHLMLEHYGVGRGTLRESLRYLELQGVLMLKPGPGGGPIVQQPDGGTLAATLSLLLQFENAPFSTIMEARAALEPTIARLATARIDDAGLARLAENLRLTREELTDQAAFSAHSERFHELVAWSSGNALFGYLFDALSGLIAGASMGITYPRRQRELTCDIHEEIYAAISDGDGDTASHLMSAHINEHTTYLEKRFHKALARPIRWDLDG; translated from the coding sequence ATGAGTTCAGGAGGCGGCGCTCGTCCGGGGATGGGTCGTCCCAAGAAGACCGCCCTCCTGGTGGCCCAGCAGATCGTCGAGGACATCTCCCGCCGCGGCAACACCGTCGGCGACCGGTTGCCGCCGGAACACCTCATGCTCGAGCACTACGGGGTCGGCCGCGGGACTCTGCGGGAGTCGCTGCGCTACCTGGAGTTGCAGGGCGTCCTCATGCTCAAGCCGGGCCCGGGTGGCGGGCCGATCGTGCAGCAACCGGACGGGGGGACGCTCGCCGCCACCCTGAGCCTGCTCCTGCAGTTCGAGAACGCCCCGTTCTCCACGATCATGGAGGCCCGCGCGGCGCTGGAGCCCACGATCGCCCGTCTGGCCACCGCGAGGATCGACGATGCCGGCCTGGCCCGACTCGCCGAGAACCTCCGCCTGACCCGGGAGGAGCTGACCGATCAGGCCGCCTTCTCCGCGCATTCCGAGCGCTTCCACGAACTCGTGGCCTGGAGCTCCGGGAACGCGCTCTTCGGCTATCTCTTCGACGCCCTGAGCGGGTTGATCGCCGGCGCCTCGATGGGCATCACCTACCCGAGGCGACAGCGCGAGTTGACCTGCGACATCCACGAGGAGATCTACGCCGCCATCTCGGACGGCGACGGGGACACGGCGTCCCACCTGATGTCGGCCCACATCAACGAGCACACCACCTACCTGGAGAAGCGGTTCCACAAGGCGCTCGCACGGCCGATACGGTGGGACCTCGACGGCTGA
- a CDS encoding PhoH family protein has protein sequence MTDTVRTYVLDTSVLLSDPWAVTRFAEHHVVLPIAVIGELEGKRHHPELGYFAREALRLLEDLRLRHGRLDGDLPITDEGGTLRVELNHTDQTILPTGFRNTGEDSRILACALNLRAEGQDTVLVSKDVPLRVKAGSVGLPADEYHAQDVVLTGYSGVADLPATQDLVDTLFSDGGASPLAARAAGLDVQTPVHCGIRVQTESSSALARVTDGGGLKLVRGDVEVFGLRGRSAEQRIAIDCLLDESIGIVSLGGRAGTGKSALALCAGLESVLERRRHRKIVVFRPLYAVGGQELGYLPGSETEKMSPWSQAVFDTLEGLVSENVIDEVMDRDILEVLPLTHIRGRSLHDSFVIVDEAQSLERNVLLTVLSRLGTGSRVVLTHDVAQRDNLRVGRHDGIQAVVEKLKGHPLFAHVTLNRSERSAIAELVTTMLEEFHPDALPGELRRIHAA, from the coding sequence GTGACCGACACCGTACGCACCTACGTCCTCGACACCTCGGTTCTGCTCTCTGACCCGTGGGCCGTCACCCGCTTCGCCGAGCACCACGTGGTGTTGCCCATCGCGGTGATCGGGGAGCTGGAGGGCAAGCGACACCACCCCGAGCTCGGCTACTTCGCCCGAGAGGCCCTCCGACTCCTCGAGGACCTGCGCCTGCGCCACGGACGGCTCGACGGCGACCTGCCCATCACCGACGAGGGCGGCACCCTGCGGGTGGAACTCAACCACACCGACCAGACGATCCTGCCGACCGGCTTTCGCAACACCGGCGAGGATTCTCGGATCCTCGCGTGCGCGCTCAACCTCCGCGCGGAGGGCCAGGACACCGTCCTCGTCTCCAAGGACGTGCCGCTGCGCGTCAAGGCCGGATCGGTGGGGCTGCCCGCAGACGAGTACCACGCCCAGGACGTGGTGCTGACCGGGTACAGCGGGGTGGCCGACCTGCCCGCCACCCAGGATCTCGTGGACACCCTGTTCTCCGACGGTGGGGCGTCGCCGCTCGCGGCCCGCGCGGCCGGGTTGGACGTGCAGACCCCGGTCCACTGCGGTATCCGGGTCCAGACCGAGTCGTCGTCGGCACTGGCCCGCGTCACCGACGGCGGCGGGTTGAAGCTGGTGCGCGGGGATGTCGAGGTGTTCGGCCTGCGGGGCCGCTCGGCCGAGCAGCGCATCGCCATCGACTGCCTGCTCGACGAGTCGATCGGGATCGTCTCGCTCGGGGGCCGGGCGGGAACGGGCAAGTCCGCGCTCGCCCTGTGCGCCGGGCTCGAGTCCGTCCTCGAGCGGCGCCGCCACCGCAAGATCGTCGTGTTCCGGCCCCTCTACGCCGTGGGTGGCCAGGAACTCGGCTACCTCCCGGGCAGCGAGACCGAGAAGATGTCGCCGTGGTCGCAGGCGGTCTTCGACACCCTCGAGGGCCTGGTCAGCGAGAACGTGATCGACGAGGTGATGGACCGGGACATCCTGGAGGTGCTCCCGCTCACCCACATCCGCGGCCGGAGCCTGCACGACTCGTTCGTGATCGTCGACGAGGCGCAGTCACTCGAGCGCAACGTGCTGCTCACCGTGCTCTCCAGGCTGGGCACCGGGTCGCGGGTCGTGCTCACCCACGATGTGGCCCAGCGTGACAACCTGCGCGTCGGTCGTCACGACGGCATCCAGGCGGTGGTGGAGAAGCTCAAGGGACATCCGTTGTTCGCGCACGTGACCCTCAACCGCTCGGAGCGGTCGGCGATCGCCGAGTTGGTCACCACGATGCTCGAGGAGTTCCACCCGGACGCCCTGCCCGGGGAGTTGCGCCGGATCCACGCCGCCTGA
- a CDS encoding MaoC family dehydratase yields MRVFEGLEQLEAELGRHVGYSDWMEITQDRIDAFAEATGDHQWIHVDPVRAAQGPYGATIAHGYLTLSLLPVLGAEVLDIRGFRMMINYGVDKVRFPAPVPVGSRIRAGVELTSLQRKSAGVQLNSLVTVEVEGSDRPAVVAETVRMMVE; encoded by the coding sequence ATGAGGGTGTTCGAGGGGCTGGAGCAGCTCGAGGCCGAACTCGGCCGACACGTGGGGTACAGCGACTGGATGGAGATCACGCAGGACCGGATCGACGCGTTCGCCGAGGCCACCGGGGATCACCAGTGGATCCACGTGGATCCCGTCCGCGCGGCGCAGGGGCCGTACGGCGCCACCATCGCCCACGGATACCTCACACTGTCCCTGCTGCCGGTGCTGGGGGCGGAGGTTCTGGACATCCGTGGATTCCGGATGATGATCAACTACGGCGTCGACAAGGTCCGGTTCCCGGCCCCGGTCCCGGTGGGCTCGCGGATCCGCGCGGGCGTCGAGCTCACCTCGCTCCAACGCAAGTCCGCCGGAGTCCAGCTCAACAGCCTGGTGACCGTCGAGGTCGAGGGCTCCGACCGTCCGGCGGTCGTGGCCGAGACCGTGCGGATGATGGTCGAGTGA
- the glpX gene encoding class II fructose-bisphosphatase translates to MSDALRPDRNLAMELVRVTEAAALAAGRWVGRGDKLGGDGAAVDAMRELIGTVDMDGVVVIGEGEKDEAPMLFNGERVGTGHGPAVDVAVDPIDGTRLMAEGRPNSIAVIAVAERGAMFDPSAVFYMRKIAVGPDAVGHIDLSKSTEWNIISVARAKNIDVGDLTVCVLDRPRHAELIAEIRSAGAKVRLIMDGDVAGGVAAASDDSSVDMLMGIGGTPEGIITACAMKCMGGEIQGQLWPQDEAERQKAVDAGLDVDAFLGTDDLVKGDNCFFAATGITNGDMVRGVSYRSNGAVTRSLVMRSKSGTVRHVEARHRMEKLREFSAVDYGQGTRDD, encoded by the coding sequence ATGTCAGACGCCCTACGTCCCGACCGCAACCTCGCCATGGAGCTCGTCCGAGTCACCGAGGCCGCCGCGCTCGCGGCCGGCCGGTGGGTGGGCCGGGGAGACAAGCTCGGGGGTGACGGCGCGGCCGTGGACGCCATGCGCGAGCTCATCGGCACCGTGGACATGGACGGCGTCGTGGTGATCGGCGAGGGCGAGAAGGACGAGGCGCCGATGCTGTTCAACGGCGAGAGGGTCGGCACCGGGCACGGACCCGCCGTCGACGTGGCGGTGGATCCGATCGACGGGACGCGCCTCATGGCCGAAGGCCGCCCCAACTCCATCGCCGTCATCGCCGTCGCGGAGCGGGGCGCGATGTTCGATCCCTCCGCGGTGTTCTACATGCGCAAGATCGCCGTGGGACCGGATGCGGTCGGCCACATCGACCTGTCCAAGTCCACCGAGTGGAACATCATCTCCGTGGCCAGGGCCAAGAACATCGATGTCGGGGACCTGACGGTGTGCGTCCTCGACCGCCCCCGGCACGCGGAACTCATCGCGGAGATCCGGTCGGCCGGCGCCAAGGTCCGGTTGATCATGGACGGGGACGTGGCCGGTGGCGTGGCGGCCGCCTCCGACGACAGCTCGGTGGACATGCTCATGGGGATCGGCGGCACCCCGGAGGGGATCATCACCGCCTGCGCCATGAAGTGCATGGGCGGGGAGATCCAGGGGCAGCTCTGGCCCCAGGACGAGGCCGAGCGCCAGAAAGCGGTCGACGCCGGACTCGACGTCGACGCGTTCCTCGGCACCGACGACCTGGTCAAGGGCGACAACTGCTTCTTCGCGGCGACCGGCATCACCAACGGCGACATGGTCCGCGGCGTGAGCTACCGCTCCAACGGCGCCGTCACCAGGTCCCTCGTCATGCGGTCCAAGTCGGGGACCGTCCGGCACGTCGAGGCCCGCCACCGCATGGAGAAGCTCCGCGAGTTCTCGGCGGTCGACTACGGCCAGGGGACCCGCGACGACTGA
- the xseA gene encoding exodeoxyribonuclease VII large subunit — translation MTAGSSRSPSTPEQPWPVRVVSDQIAAWIHRLGAVWVEGQITQLSLRPGTRTAFLTLRDPSVDNSLTLTCPPRLISEAPVPVTEGSRVVIRGTPRFYTGRGSFSLQVSEIRPVGIGELLARIERLKQALAAEGLFDPRLKRPLPFLPTCVGLVTGRASAAERDVVEVSLGRWADVRFAVRNTAVQGPSAVPQILEALAELDADPVVDVIILARGGGSVEDLLPFSDEALVRAISRCRTPVVSAIGHEPDSPLSDLVADLRAATPTDAAKRVVPDVTEERRRIADARARTARALRGWVERERGQLAAVRSRPVMANPYGIVESRAEVVAEALRAARRDITRIVQTESTSLGHLAARLTTLGPAATLARGYAVVQSVAGDHDGRVVSSIAHAPPGSQLRIRVSDGALSAAVLGSTPAAGHSAAATPEPATPEPATPEEQS, via the coding sequence GTGACCGCCGGATCGTCGAGGTCCCCCAGCACCCCCGAACAGCCGTGGCCGGTCCGGGTGGTCTCGGACCAGATCGCCGCCTGGATCCACCGGCTCGGTGCCGTCTGGGTCGAGGGCCAGATCACCCAGTTGAGCCTGCGCCCCGGCACCCGGACGGCGTTCCTCACCCTGCGCGACCCCTCGGTGGACAATTCCCTCACCCTGACCTGCCCGCCCCGGCTCATCTCCGAGGCCCCGGTGCCGGTGACCGAGGGCAGCCGGGTCGTGATCCGCGGAACCCCCCGCTTCTACACCGGTCGTGGCTCGTTCTCGCTCCAGGTCTCCGAGATCCGTCCGGTGGGCATAGGCGAGCTCCTCGCCCGCATCGAGAGGCTCAAGCAGGCCCTCGCGGCCGAGGGTCTGTTCGATCCGCGGCTCAAGCGCCCGCTGCCGTTCCTCCCCACCTGTGTGGGACTGGTCACCGGCCGCGCGAGCGCGGCCGAGCGGGACGTGGTCGAAGTGTCCCTCGGACGGTGGGCCGACGTGAGGTTCGCCGTCCGCAACACCGCGGTCCAGGGGCCGTCGGCCGTCCCCCAGATCCTGGAGGCGCTGGCCGAGCTCGACGCCGACCCCGTCGTCGACGTGATCATCCTCGCCCGCGGCGGCGGTTCGGTCGAGGACCTGCTCCCGTTCTCGGACGAGGCCCTGGTCCGGGCGATCTCGCGATGTCGCACGCCCGTGGTCAGCGCGATCGGTCACGAACCGGACTCACCCCTGTCCGATCTGGTCGCCGACCTGCGCGCGGCCACCCCCACCGACGCCGCCAAACGGGTGGTCCCGGACGTCACCGAGGAACGTCGCAGGATCGCCGACGCCCGTGCCAGGACCGCGCGCGCACTGCGGGGATGGGTGGAGCGCGAGCGCGGTCAGCTCGCCGCGGTCCGCTCCCGCCCCGTCATGGCGAACCCGTACGGGATCGTGGAGTCCCGGGCCGAGGTGGTGGCGGAGGCACTCCGGGCGGCCCGCCGGGACATCACCCGGATCGTCCAGACCGAGTCCACGTCGCTCGGCCACCTCGCGGCGCGGCTCACCACGCTCGGACCCGCAGCCACCCTGGCCCGCGGGTACGCGGTGGTCCAGTCCGTCGCCGGGGACCACGACGGCCGCGTGGTCTCCTCGATCGCCCACGCGCCGCCCGGGTCACAGCTGCGTATCCGGGTCTCGGACGGGGCCCTGTCCGCCGCCGTTCTGGGCTCCACCCCCGCCGCGGGACACTCCGCCGCCGCGACACCCGAACCCGCCACACCCGAACCCGCCACACCCGAGGAGCAGTCCTGA
- the fabG gene encoding 3-oxoacyl-ACP reductase FabG — MALLEGRTAVVTGAARGIGLEIARTFVDNGARVVVGDIDDEAGAAAVDELGGQGRARYVNCDVRDGAAVEHLIDVAEDAFGPLGVFVNNAGVTRDATMRTMTEQQFDDIIAIHLKGTWNGTRAAAGRMREHGGGSIVNVSSISGKVGLKGQTNYSAAKAGIVGLTKAAAKEVAFKNVRINAIQPGLIRTAMTLAMPQHVWDEKMAEIPMGRAGEPSEVAEVVLFLASDMSSYMTGTVLEITGGRHI, encoded by the coding sequence ATGGCACTGCTCGAGGGTAGGACGGCGGTCGTCACCGGCGCCGCGCGCGGGATCGGGCTGGAGATCGCCCGGACCTTCGTCGACAACGGCGCGCGCGTCGTGGTGGGGGACATCGACGACGAGGCGGGTGCGGCCGCGGTCGACGAGCTGGGCGGTCAGGGCAGGGCGCGCTACGTCAACTGCGACGTCCGCGACGGCGCGGCGGTCGAGCACCTGATCGACGTGGCCGAGGATGCGTTCGGGCCGCTCGGGGTGTTCGTCAACAACGCCGGGGTCACCCGCGACGCCACCATGCGCACGATGACCGAGCAGCAGTTCGACGACATCATCGCGATCCACCTCAAGGGCACGTGGAACGGCACCCGCGCCGCCGCCGGACGGATGCGGGAGCACGGGGGAGGATCGATCGTCAACGTCTCCTCGATCTCCGGGAAGGTCGGTCTCAAGGGCCAGACCAACTACTCCGCCGCCAAGGCAGGGATCGTCGGGTTGACCAAGGCCGCCGCCAAGGAGGTCGCCTTCAAGAACGTGCGGATCAACGCGATCCAGCCCGGTCTCATCCGGACCGCGATGACGCTGGCGATGCCGCAACACGTGTGGGACGAGAAGATGGCCGAGATCCCGATGGGCCGGGCCGGCGAGCCCTCAGAGGTGGCGGAGGTGGTGCTCTTCCTGGCCAGCGACATGTCGAGCTACATGACCGGAACGGTTCTCGAGATCACCGGCGGCCGCCATATCTGA
- a CDS encoding class II fumarate hydratase yields MADQSGFRIEHDTMGEVRVPVDALWRAQTQRAVENFPVSGSGLERAQIRALGLLKSACATVNGRLGLLEQTKVDAIVSAAGRIADGEVDEHFPVDVFQTGSGTSSNMNANEVIASLCAAEGVTVHPNDDVNMSQSSNDTFPTATHVAATEVALTELVPALSGLAESLERKSVEWRDVVKSGRTHLMDAVPVTLGQEFGGYARQLRAGAERVCATLPRVGELPIGGTAAGTGLNAPDGFGSAVVEELRALTGLEELRLAADPFEAQSARDGLVELSGAMRTIAVSLTKIANDVRWMGSGPMTGLSEVHLPDLQPGSSIMPGKVNPVLCETISQVAAQVVGNDAAVAWAGATGAFELNTAIPVMARNVLESARILTTSTTLFAERCIDGIEPDVDRMRRYAESSPSIVTPLNSAIGYEEAARVAKHALAEGMTIREAVIALGFVPDPLSEDELDRRLDVLGMTGLDRER; encoded by the coding sequence ATGGCTGACCAGAGTGGATTCCGTATCGAGCACGACACCATGGGCGAGGTCCGGGTACCGGTCGACGCGCTGTGGCGGGCCCAGACGCAGCGGGCGGTGGAGAACTTCCCGGTCTCGGGCAGCGGTCTCGAGCGCGCACAGATCCGCGCGCTCGGCCTGCTCAAGTCCGCGTGCGCGACGGTCAACGGTCGTCTCGGGCTCCTCGAGCAGACCAAGGTCGACGCGATCGTGTCCGCGGCCGGCCGGATCGCCGACGGGGAGGTCGACGAGCACTTCCCCGTGGACGTGTTCCAGACCGGCTCCGGCACCAGTTCCAACATGAACGCCAACGAGGTCATCGCGTCGCTGTGCGCGGCAGAGGGTGTCACCGTGCACCCGAACGACGATGTCAACATGTCGCAGTCCTCCAACGACACCTTCCCCACCGCGACCCACGTCGCCGCGACGGAGGTGGCGCTGACCGAACTCGTCCCCGCACTGAGCGGGCTGGCCGAGTCGCTCGAGCGGAAGTCCGTCGAGTGGCGGGACGTGGTCAAGTCCGGCCGCACCCATCTCATGGACGCGGTCCCCGTGACCCTGGGCCAGGAGTTCGGGGGGTACGCGCGCCAGCTCCGGGCCGGGGCCGAGCGTGTCTGCGCCACCCTGCCCCGGGTGGGCGAACTCCCGATCGGCGGCACGGCCGCGGGCACCGGCCTCAACGCACCGGACGGCTTCGGCTCCGCGGTGGTGGAGGAACTGCGCGCCCTCACCGGGCTCGAGGAGCTGCGCCTGGCCGCGGACCCGTTCGAGGCGCAGTCCGCTCGCGACGGTCTGGTGGAGCTCTCCGGGGCGATGCGCACGATCGCAGTCTCGCTGACGAAGATCGCCAACGACGTCCGCTGGATGGGGTCCGGTCCCATGACGGGCTTGTCCGAGGTCCACCTGCCGGACCTGCAGCCCGGGTCGTCGATCATGCCCGGCAAGGTCAATCCGGTACTGTGCGAGACCATCTCCCAGGTCGCCGCCCAGGTGGTGGGCAACGACGCGGCCGTGGCCTGGGCCGGCGCGACCGGGGCCTTCGAGCTCAACACCGCGATCCCGGTGATGGCCCGCAACGTCCTGGAATCGGCTCGGATCCTCACCACGTCCACCACCCTGTTCGCCGAGCGCTGCATCGACGGGATCGAACCCGACGTCGACAGGATGCGCCGCTACGCCGAGTCCTCGCCCTCGATCGTCACCCCGCTGAACTCGGCCATCGGCTACGAGGAGGCCGCCCGGGTGGCCAAGCACGCGTTGGCGGAGGGGATGACGATCCGCGAGGCCGTGATCGCCCTGGGCTTCGTCCCCGATCCGCTGAGCGAGGACGAGCTGGACCGCCGCCTCGACGTGCTGGGGATGACGGGGCTCGACCGCGAGCGCTGA
- a CDS encoding exodeoxyribonuclease VII small subunit, with the protein MPDEQTPVSQLGYEEARDELIEVVRILEAGGQDLDASLALWERGEELAARCTEHLDGARDRIDAVLGDDDSGDRT; encoded by the coding sequence ATGCCCGACGAGCAGACCCCCGTCTCCCAGCTCGGCTACGAGGAGGCCCGCGACGAGCTGATCGAGGTGGTCCGCATCCTCGAGGCCGGAGGGCAGGACCTGGACGCCTCCCTGGCGCTCTGGGAGCGCGGCGAGGAGCTCGCCGCGCGGTGCACCGAACACCTCGACGGGGCACGCGACCGGATCGACGCCGTTCTGGGCGACGACGACTCTGGCGACCGCACCTAG